The region acttggcccaaggccaagGCCCAAACCAACTGCTCAAAAGCCTGGTCCGGTCTTCCAAATTGCGCCAAAATCCCTTCATGGGCCTCCATCTAAAAGAACCCAATACAACAGAATCAACCCAAAAATATAAATGTGATGGCCCAACAAGACCATAATATCCTAAGGTTCAAACACGGGCCCAAAACCGAGAAGCTCAGATCCGAAGCCCACttgctgagtacgcggggcgtactcaactcgtacgcttagcgtacaccgTCTGGGgctagtacgcgcagcgtaccggcttggtacgcccaacgtactctcagtTGGCCACccactccattaagcacttaatctgtTGAGACTTCAAGCCAAACTCTCGTATCTGATTCTACAAGACCACCTattacgtaaagttggcaactttacacacatgcatggcttaatgggggttctcaagagctcaaaaagagcttaacaaaggtcttaacacatgcatggttCAATATACaccataaagcttgcatttttatgatcgAGGGGACCAAAAGAAGCCTAGATCTAACACCAATACTTCTGGAGTGAGTCAAGAAGCTCGTCGATCACTCCAAGGActcaaaaagcataaaataacaacataactagatctagcatcatgGATCATCAAGATGTGAGCTTTTTACCTAAAAAATCTTGCAAATGAAGAGCTAACCCCAGATCTTAAAGCTCAAGACACTTCTCCAAAtggtcctcttcttcttctttttcataaACCACCAACAAACACTATGTAAGACTCAAAACTCACAAAAACACACTAGGGTTTCGATTTCTGGACAAAGGAAGGTGGAGGATGGCTAAACGTGACCAAATGAGGCTATAataaggtttaaatagggtgcaaaccctaaaaattagggtttcacttaagcTCACGTACGCCATGTGTACTCCACGTACGCCCATCATACGTGGATGGGATCCACGATCATGATATCAGGCTAGTATGCTAAGCATACCACATAGTACCCCCCGCGTACTAGCTTAAGGaccaaaatgcaaagtttttgattAACAAGGGTTAAATGTGAAACTTAACAAACTCGAGTGTTACattttggatccacaagctctttCTAATCCAATGCTTCTTcacaattcttcttcttcttcttctctaagcACCACACAcacccaaaacacacacacaagctcaaaCTTTAGGGAAAATGGATCAGGGTTTCGAGACATGACTCAAGAGGCAAAGGAGGCTAAGAAGGTGATAAACTTGAAGGACttaatgagcttaaatagggtgcaaacccaaaaaattagggtttgcctctggcttgagtacgcccaacatatgtaGGGGTTATCATGAAACGCACATGCAAAGGGAGTACGTCGTACGTACCTTGAAATAATGTTTAAGGTTCATACATGGCGACTCATGGCGACTCAGGCATTACAACTTGGCTTCATAACACCGTTGCCCACACCCAATACTCTTAGACTGGTAGGTGTGGTCAACGCCCACACCACGTTATTaggaaaatgacaaaaaaaaaaacacgttATAACGTGTTATGGTGGTAACAGGGAGTAACGCGCAGTTTCATAACACCTAATAACGGGGAAGGGGAGCagtgttcatgtgttataatatgCAATAACACCCAGTAACGCCGTTGCCCATACCCACCTCTCTTAGCATTTACGTAAAGGCAAAGGGACAAGagaaaagttaattgtttttcttttttctcGAAATGACGTCATTTCGGTAATTCCATAAACCTAACAATTATTTTTGTGCGAAATTTACTTAGGaagttctttaattttttttgttatatctTGGAAAAAGCTAATTGTTTGACGatgagctttggataatttttaGCTTATAACTTTTAAATTCAAACTAAAGAAAAATGTATGATTGGTAGTACGACATTAAAACTATActttatgaaaaaaaatcataacgcAAAAGTTACTTAGAAgcttttaaaagtttttaaattttaacttttatataaTTCGATACAtttaaaaacttataattttttttcaaaccattatatacaaataaaatctatattgttTCATCTTTTATCTACCAATTTTCAATTTGCTACCAATTTATTTTATTCAGTTATATTTTTTTGACTTTCATCTTTTAAATACTCTGATATTTATTAAttaacattttataatgttttataTACAATGTTTTAAATAACATCAGACGTGACTTGACGGCAATGTCAACCTTCAAACTTTTACGAGTTGTGATGATCCACATCGTTTGTAAAGCACAACTTAAGGCatgaattttttatataattaatattttttatatagtttttttattatattatttatttgtaTAGACACATATGACTTAAGACGATATTTTATTAAAGTTTAGCGTCAAACTTTTTAGAACCTGAGTTTATATCTTTATATAACTATATGTGATATTGATAAGTAATATTAATCATGCGTGTGAACTTTATAGTCAATTTTTTGTCTGATTCTGTTAAATTTATGAATCTGTATGGCTAATCGATGTTTAAACTTTGAATACAGGTTATATGATGTTAAATAGGAATGGAGAAATAGAGTTCTTGTGGATTTCAttcttattttttaattatatgtgATTTTTTTTGGAATGAAATAGTTGATGAATTTGACTTGATCCAAAATATTTTGATCTATCTAATTTGGTTCGGTTATATAGTTTGATCCAATGCCCCAACATGCAAATTCTTGGATTCGCTACTAACCACCATTACAACCAAGAAATTAATTATCTAAAACTCAAAATCAATTTGCAATATAACCATAAAAATCAATTCAAACTTAAACCTAAAAATTGCTTGAAACTCATATTCCAACAAAAAAATGCATCATTGAATGGAGGTGGTTACACGTGTTGCATGGTTCACAAAAAAAAGGGTGAGATATATAGGTGTAGGGTGGTTTGCGCAAAGAGATGGAGATGGAGATGAACATAGAAAAATGTGAGCGGCGACATGAGGGAGGCCAACTGTTGTAAACGGAAGATGGAGTCTGTTCACTGGAGAGAAGGAATAGGAGACAGTGTCTTGCaatgtttttcaaaaacaaattagtAAAATgatgttttctttcttctttgaaATTATGTAAGCCGAAGAAGATCACTAAAAAATTATGTATTTCTTGAACATTATATGTGGGTTTAATTGTGTTCTTGAACAAATAAGTTAGACGGACCTACAATAGTCCAAAATGGTGTTTATTAAACAATAAATATGAATTTAATGCCAAATCATgcataaaaaagaattaaatgaTTAAATGTATACATCAAAAAGGCCTATCTCAATAAAGTCTATGATTGATTTGAAAAACTTCTCGAGATTCGGTCATTGCCGTCTTCATTTAATGTAATTAATAGAAAAAAATGAAAGACAAAGAATTTGACATGGTTAGGATTTAAAGTTATATAAAAATGAAGCAATTATGAAGTTTTGTTATTTGTAAATGATATTATTCCCAtctttaaatatatttattagaACATTGAAATAAAACTAATATTTTGTCATTTGTCATAAAAATCATtatattttttctataaaaagCTTAAATGGTGAAGTTGAACTTCGGTCATTATCTTGTTTGCTCGTACTTGGTGTTAAGTTGCTCTTTCGTGCAATACTTACAATCCATATTTGCTGATAAAATTGCACCTTAACTCCTCTCCAAAAATGATAAGACGTTTGTGAATTACAAGTCGTCTTGTCTTCCGATGCGTCAACCCACAAATTGGCTAAGATGACTTTTTCCTCAGTTGTCCACATTAGAATAGGTTGCTTGCCTTTTCTTATGAACCCAACTAAGTCCAGGTTGGATTTTTGGAACATATCCAGGAAAAGGAGTGAAGTTGGGAAACATCATTTGGGGTTAAGTTTTGTGTTAGATAAAACAATGACAGgtcttgaaattgaaattgattgGGAGAGTAGATAAGAGTGTCATGTTGTGGCTGATAACAGATGTTGTGGAATCGAAACAAACATTGTTTCTAGTAGGTCAACTTGAAGTATTTATCCATGAATATGATTGGTTTCTTACGGATATTGGAGAATTGTTGGAAACCAggttaaaaaatataattaaaagagTATAGAGCATTCGGTTTTACTGTGAGTAAATGAGTTATTTGGGTTGCTATATACATAGATTATAGAGTATGAACAAAAATTGTTAAGGAAGCTAGGAAAGAGCATAGTGAATTTCTACTGTAAAGTCCGACCTCTCCGATCTTATGATCCAAAAGAGTCGCATTTTAACCCTTAGCATATAAAAATCAGTAAATCACAGCACTCTCGCTAACAAATGGATAAAATCATGAAACTCAACATCTCTCTACGCTCCGCCGCTCCTCCTCATAGTTTTCTCAtttgctcctcctcctcctccctgaaGGTCTCATGCTTTAATAATATCAAGAAAACGACATGGAATAACGAGATGAGGGCGATTCCGGCTCGGGACAGAGTTATAGACATCGGGAAACACAAAGGGAAGATGTTAGGGATGCTGTCGTCGGAGTATCTGAGATGGATGTCAAAGAATCTGATAACCGGAGATTCCGAGAAATGGGGGAAATTAGCAGAGGATGTGCTGGAAGACGAGGTATACGCGGACAGAATGGAATGGGAGGTGGCGGAGAGACTCCTGACTGGAGAGGGCATGGTGGGGTCGTCGGGTAGTGGTGTTGCCGGCGAATTGAAGGAACTGAGCAAGAGGTTTGGGTGGGACTACGACGACAAGGTTGGGTGGAGCAAGGTTGACTTTAGATTGTTGGGGACATCCAAGGGTGGTCGGTTACCTAGGGTTCAAGATAAGCGGCAGCAGGTCGAGAGCAATTTCAAGAAACCTTCCGGGAAAGGGAgcagcggtggtggtggtgttgggagGGAGAAAAGACGAGAGAGGGCGGCGAAGAGAAGGGAGAATCAGACTGCTGTAGCTGGTAAAAGGAACACTACTGAGAAAGAAGAGACGGATGACGATAATGATGGAAGAAAGGTGGAGGAGATTAGCCGGAGCCGATTTCCAGGGCGACAATCTCTTATTAACAAGGTGCTACATGAGGAATGACGACGTGTATAGTATCGAGATTAACAGAATCAAAGAAGATGGGAATCGGGGTTTGAAAAATAACATGTTGCTAATCAATTGTTGGTTTTTCCATATTCATCATATATCTCATAAATTGGATGATATTGTGTTGAACTTGGTAtgccgattttcaaaaagaagGGTTCAAGCTATCAATTCCAGTTTAGGATTGGTACAATTTCAAGGGTGATGGATTAATGGATAGGTTGTTGTTTGGCTTTCTTCAGATGTATGGAGAAATTGAATCTTTTGGAAGTTCGTTTCTTCTCTTGGGTTAAAGATTGTAATCATCTTATTCTTATCAAAGGAATGAACGATGGATTGTATTACAGCGAGCTTTGGCAGCTATATTCAAAATATGGGATCGTGATTGATTAGCATCTTGCTAAGAAGTTGAGTAAAGTTGGAAAACCTGTTGAATTTGTGCAGTTTATTAATGTTGATAATGTGGTATAATGTTTTCGTTATCTGATTCACACTTTGATTGTCCACCATCATGAAACTTTGTTCCTAGCAACTACCAAATGGCGAAATGGGGTTTGCAGCGGTgggaaacttttttttttttttttttttttttttttttttttttttcacattagaccatgaaaatcatgttttatGTTTTACCTGTTAATGTAGTCATTTTCCATGATTTTAATAGGTTTACCGGTTGTTTTGAGTAAGTAAGTGGCATttaatatttagttttttttttttttttttttttttttttttttttaagaatatgGTGACATGTATGATGAGTAAAAGTCCCCACATCTTAAATCCCCATTCGTCTAGCCACACACATTCACCATATCCATCTTCTTCCCTAAATCTTATTTTCTTTTCTCTTTTACAGCGGTCAAATACCGGAAAGAAGATGTGATGGTGtgtacagttttttttttttaatttttttaatttagggTCTTGATTAAAGAGAAAAAAGCTacttattaaaagtttaataataaagTTTAACCGGGGAAACCGgaaaaaattatgattttaatgGTCTAACGagcaaaaaaaataatttaatgaCCTAATGGGACAAACGTCATTTTCCAATATTAAGAAATATATAATTTACACCCTTTAACTTTTCAGATACGTCCAAAATGCAGTTAACTAACTAACTGCCCTCATGTTTTCATATATAGTCCTTTCCTAAAAGAATCTTGAGA is a window of Lactuca sativa cultivar Salinas chromosome 1, Lsat_Salinas_v11, whole genome shotgun sequence DNA encoding:
- the LOC111913904 gene encoding uncharacterized protein LOC111913904, with translation MDKIMKLNISLRSAAPPHSFLICSSSSSLKVSCFNNIKKTTWNNEMRAIPARDRVIDIGKHKGKMLGMLSSEYLRWMSKNLITGDSEKWGKLAEDVLEDEVYADRMEWEVAERLLTGEGMVGSSGSGVAGELKELSKRFGWDYDDKVGWSKVDFRLLGTSKGGRLPRVQDKRQQVESNFKKPSGKGSSGGGGVGREKRRERAAKRRENQTAVAGKRNTTEKEETDDDNDGRKVEEISRSRFPGRQSLINKVLHEE